A genome region from Erigeron canadensis isolate Cc75 chromosome 3, C_canadensis_v1, whole genome shotgun sequence includes the following:
- the LOC122590645 gene encoding GDSL esterase/lipase At5g45950-like isoform X1, whose amino-acid sequence MMKFVIALSLVALLVVVHNAQALDVAKLRLFAAKNNVSCIFVFGDSSVDPGNNNNLITDQKGNFLPYGKDFYNGRPTGRFTNGRLATDLIADALGHTKTIPAYLDPNLTNAQLVNGVSFASGGSGFDDLTAQLSNVIPLSKQLEYFREYKARLAKLVGKKRAENLITNGVFLLSMGTNDFLQNYYVEPTRSKQFTIDKYQHFLISSMSKYIQGMHAEGARRLAVVGMEPFGCTPLIRALKGTTECDDSFNKVALNFNQKIISLMATLEPSLGIRNFYTDIYGLVWDTVHNPKKYGFVESSKGCCGSGLEFGMSCKGLPTCANRSQYVYWDAVHFTEEMYKIISEAAIQTLMKTFG is encoded by the exons atgatgaagtTTGTAATAGCATTATCTTTGGTAGCATTGCTAGTAGTAGTGCATAATGCACAAGCTCTTGACGTTGCAAAACTAAGGCTGTTTGCGGCCAAGAACAACGTGTCATGCATTTTCGTGTTTGGTGATTCTAGCGTTGACCCCGGTAACAACAATAACCTCATAACAGACCAAAAGGGTAACTTCTTACCCTATGGTAAAGACTTCTATAATGGTCGTCCTACCGGACGGTTTACTAACGGAAGACTTGCCACAGATCTCATCG CGGATGCATTGGGTCACACGAAAACCATACCTGCATATCTTGATCCAAATTTGACCAACGCACAACTTGTTAATGGCGTTAGTTTTGCGTCTGGTGGTTCTGGTTTTGATGATCTCACCGCACAACTCTCG aatgtGATACCACTGTCAAAACAATTGGAGTATTTTCGGGAATACAAGGCAAGACTAGCAAAGCTGGTGGGGAAGAAGAGAGCTGAAAACTTGATCACAAATGGTGTGTTTTTATTGAGCATGGGTACCAATGATTTCCTACAGAATTATTACGTGGAGCCTACCCGTTCTAAACAATTCACCATTGACAAGTATCAACATTTCTTGATTTCTTCCATGTCCAAATACATTCAg gGAATGCATGCGGAAGGTGCAAGGCGATTGGCAGTGGTGGGGATGGAGCCCTTCGGTTGCACTCCACTTATTAGAGCGCTTAAGGGCACAACCGAGTGTGACGATAGCTTCAACAAGGTGGCTCTTAACTTTAACCAGAAGATTATATCCCTCATGGCTACCCTTGAACCATCTTTGGGGATCAGAAACTTTTACACCGACATTTACGGTCTTGTATGGGATACAGTCCACAACCCGAAAAAATATG GTTTTGTGGAATCATCAAAGGGTTGTTGTGGATCGGGATTAGAGTTTGGGATGAGTTGTAAAGGGTTGCCAACTTGTGCCAATAGAAGCCAATACGTTTATTGGGATGCCGTTCACTTTACCGAAGAAATGTACAAAATTATTTCCGAAGCAGCTATTCAAACTCTAATGAAGACTTTTGGCTGA
- the LOC122590645 gene encoding GDSL esterase/lipase At5g45950-like isoform X2 codes for MMKFVIALSLVALLVVVHNAQALDVAKLRLFAAKNNVSCIFVFGDSSVDPGNNNNLITDQKGNFLPYGKDFYNGRPTGRFTNGRLATDLIADALGHTKTIPAYLDPNLTNAQLVNGVSFASGGSGFDDLTAQLSNVIPLSKQLEYFREYKARLAKLVGKKRAENLITNGVFLLSMGTNDFLQNYYVEPTRSKQFTIDKYQHFLISSMSKYIQVQGDWQWWGWSPSVALHLLERLRAQPSVTIASTRWLLTLTRRLYPSWLPLNHLWGSETFTPTFTVLYGIQSTTRKNMVLWNHQRVVVDRD; via the exons atgatgaagtTTGTAATAGCATTATCTTTGGTAGCATTGCTAGTAGTAGTGCATAATGCACAAGCTCTTGACGTTGCAAAACTAAGGCTGTTTGCGGCCAAGAACAACGTGTCATGCATTTTCGTGTTTGGTGATTCTAGCGTTGACCCCGGTAACAACAATAACCTCATAACAGACCAAAAGGGTAACTTCTTACCCTATGGTAAAGACTTCTATAATGGTCGTCCTACCGGACGGTTTACTAACGGAAGACTTGCCACAGATCTCATCG CGGATGCATTGGGTCACACGAAAACCATACCTGCATATCTTGATCCAAATTTGACCAACGCACAACTTGTTAATGGCGTTAGTTTTGCGTCTGGTGGTTCTGGTTTTGATGATCTCACCGCACAACTCTCG aatgtGATACCACTGTCAAAACAATTGGAGTATTTTCGGGAATACAAGGCAAGACTAGCAAAGCTGGTGGGGAAGAAGAGAGCTGAAAACTTGATCACAAATGGTGTGTTTTTATTGAGCATGGGTACCAATGATTTCCTACAGAATTATTACGTGGAGCCTACCCGTTCTAAACAATTCACCATTGACAAGTATCAACATTTCTTGATTTCTTCCATGTCCAAATACATTCAg GTGCAAGGCGATTGGCAGTGGTGGGGATGGAGCCCTTCGGTTGCACTCCACTTATTAGAGCGCTTAAGGGCACAACCGAGTGTGACGATAGCTTCAACAAGGTGGCTCTTAACTTTAACCAGAAGATTATATCCCTCATGGCTACCCTTGAACCATCTTTGGGGATCAGAAACTTTTACACCGACATTTACGGTCTTGTATGGGATACAGTCCACAACCCGAAAAAATATG GTTTTGTGGAATCATCAAAGGGTTGTTGTGGATCGGGATTAG
- the LOC122590646 gene encoding floral homeotic protein AGAMOUS-like, whose product MENSDAFELNFNCIDPSAMTSFPNESEDLSPQERKLGKGKIEIKRIENTTNRQVTFCKRRNGLLKKAYELSVLCDAEVALIVFSSRGRLYEYANNSVRGTIDRYKKACLDPPSSGSVAEANALFYQQEAQKLRQQIANLQNQNRQFYRNIMGESLADMPGKDLKNLENKLEKAISRIRSKKNELLFAEIEYMQKRELELHNNNQFLRAKIAENERAHQQQQQQQHMSLMPGSSSDYELVTPHHHQPFDGRNYLQNNEIQTNNDYSCQDQTPLQLV is encoded by the exons atggAAAATTCTGATGCCTTTGAGCTTAATTTCAACTGCATAGATCCATCGGCCATGACGTCGTTTCCAAATGAATCTGAGGATTTGTCCCCACAAGAGAGGAAGCTAGGCAAGGGAAAGATCGAGATCAAGCGGATCGAAAACACAACGAATCGACAAGTTACCTTTTGTAAGCGCCGTAACGGGCTGCTCAAGAAAGCCTATGAGCTGTCTGTTCTCTGTGATGCTGAAGTTGCTCTCATCGTCTTCTCCAGCCGTGGCCGCCTTTATGAGTATGCTAACAACag TGTGAGAGGGACAATAGATAGGTACAAAAAGGCTTGCTTAGATCCACCTAGTAGTGGTTCGGTTGCTGAAGCCAATGCTCTG TTTTACCAACAAGAAGCTCAGAAACTTCGTCAGCAAATTGCAAACCTTCAGAATCAAAATAG GCAATTTTACAGGAACATTATGGGTGAATCTTTGGCAGACATGCCCGGGAAGGACCTTAAGAACCTTGAAAACAAGTTAGAAAAAGCAATTTCCAGAATTCGCTCCAAAAag AATGAACTTTTATTTGCTGAAATCGAGTATATGCAAAAGAGG GAACTTGAGTTGCATAACAACAATCAGTTTCTTCGTGCAAAG ataGCTGAAAACGAAAGAgctcatcagcagcagcagcagcaacaacacaTGAGCTTGATGCCTGGAAGTAGTTCGGATTATGAGCTTGTGACACCACATCATCACCAGCCCTTTGATGGTCGAAACTACCTTCAAAACAATGAAATTCAAACCAATAACGATTACTCTTGCCAAGATCAAACCCCTCTCCAATTAGTGTAA
- the LOC122593767 gene encoding integrin-linked protein kinase 1-like — protein MDSNPPPQVRFTLGRQSSMAPDRVSGSGSDSDSEEIDGLDRIDPRVRLMFFSSEGNIQGIKELIELKTDVNFKDIDNRTALHVAACQGFCDVALLLLQAGAHVDSKDRWGSTPLADAIHYKNHDMSKLLEKHGAKPLMAPMHVKDAREVPEYEITATELDFTDSVDITKGTFTIASWRGTQVAVKKLKDELFTDKDKVRAFRDELELLQKIRHPNVVQFLGAVTQSNPMMIVTEYLPKGDLRLFLKRKGALKPITALKFAMDIARGMNYLHENKPEPIIHRDLEPSNVLRADSGHLKVADFGISELLKVTNEVKQEKLMSYHETTWRYVAPEVYRNEDCDTKVDVFSFALILQEMIEGCQPFATKNEEDVPKAYVAKERPPFNAPPKSYAHGLKELIEECWHENPERRPTFRNIIIRLESIHNSINRRRRWKVRPLKWFQKMETIWKKDDSVRSSRDRSSHI, from the exons atggattcaAACCCACCCCCTCAAGTGAGGTTCACTCTAGGAAGACAATCATCAATGGCACCAGACCGTGTGTCGGGTTCCGggtcggattcagattcggaagAGATAGATGGGTTGGATCGGATTGACCCAAGAGTCAGATTAATGTTTTTTTCAAGCGAAGGAAATATACAAGGAATAAAAGAATTGATTGAATTAAAAACAGATGTTAACTTTAAAGATATTGATAACAGAACTGCGTTACATGTTGCCGCTTGTCAAGGCTTTTGTGACGTGGCTCTTTTGTTGTTGCAAGCTGGTGCTCATGTTGATTCTAAAGATCGTTGGGGCAGCact CCACTTGCAGATGCAATCCATTACAAAAATCATGACATGAGTAAACTTTTGGAGAAACACGGTGCCAAACCTCTG ATGGCTCCTATGCATGTCAAAGATGCCCGTGAAGTTCCAGAATATGAAATCACTGCTACAGAACTTGATTTCACAGACAGTGTAGACATTACTAAG GGTACCTTCACCATTGCATCATGGCGTGGAACTCAAGTTGCAGTTAAGAAGCTTAAAGATGAGCTTTTTACTGACAAGGATAAAGT GAGAGCTTTTAGAGACGAACTTGAATTACTTCAGAAGATTCGCCATCCAAATGTGGTTCAGTTTTTGGGTGCTGTAACTCAAAGTAATCCGATGATGATCGTCACAGAATATTTACCAAAG GGTGATCTTCGTCTCTTTCTCAAGAGGAAAGGAGCACTTAAGCCAATTACAGCCTTGAAATTTGCCATGGACATAGCAAG GGGGATGAACTATTTGCACGAGAATAAACCGGAACCAATTATTCATAGGGATCTAGAGCCTTC GAATGTATTGCGGGCGGATTCTGGACATCTAAAAGTTGCTGACTTTGGAATCAGCGAGTTGCTGAAAGTGACTAATGAAGTCAAACAAGAAAAACTCATGTCGTATCATGAGACAACCT GGAGATATGTTGCTCCAGAGGTGTACAGAAATGAAGACTGTGATACCAAAGTGGACGTTTTCTCATTTGCCTTGATTTTACAAGAG ATGATTGAAGGCTGCCAACCGTTTGCCACGAAGAATGAAGAGGATGTTCCTAAAGCGTATGTTGCAAAAGAACGCCCTCCTTTTAATGCTCCACCAAAGAGTTATGCCCATGGCCTCAAAGA GTTGATTGAAGAGTGTTGGCATGAGAATCCAGAGAGGAGACCAACATTTAGGAATATAATCATCCGGTTGGAATCAATTCACAATTCTATTAACCGTAGGAGGCGGTGGAAG GTTCGACCATTGAAATGGTTTCAGAAAATGGAGACGATATGGAAGAAAGACGATTCAGTAAGAAGTAGCCGTGATCGTTCATCTCACATCTAA
- the LOC122592219 gene encoding monothiol glutaredoxin-S1-like — protein MGTVKTLVADNPLVIFSKTTCSISYSIKALMKSFGANAAIYELDEIPNGQQVEGELLGLGCSPSVPVVYIGKKLVGGSNEVMSLNMRSELKPLLIKANAIWL, from the coding sequence ATGGGTACAGTCAAGACCCTGGTAGCTGATAACCCTTTGGTAATCTTTAGCAAAACTACTTGTTCAATAAGCTACTCCATCAAAGCACTCATGAAAAGTTTTGGGGCTAACGCGGCTATATATGAGCTCGATGAAATTCCGAATGGGCAACAAGTTGAGGGAGAGTTACTAGGGCTAGGTTGCAGTCCAAGTGTCCCAGTTGTTTACATAGGTAAGAAATTGGTTGGAGGTTCTAACGAGGTTATGAGCCTTAATATGAGAAGCGAGCTCAAGCCCCTATTAATCAAGGCTAATGCTATATGGCTCTAG